The Mytilus galloprovincialis chromosome 7, xbMytGall1.hap1.1, whole genome shotgun sequence genome has a window encoding:
- the LOC143082016 gene encoding uncharacterized protein LOC143082016: MHTKMFLYLMFFIFEISAGATEFPCKFPSPWRNKLFKLYTSGFNPDFIFSADGLTNNITFHGSLVVQQQCYQITERFIIARNYVTHNYQCYVIFYDIENPLKFTFETKALVQYPNQSGEFEDICTVCGGDGGISEAVASGAVQTSPSVTSVPCNLPSTCTSGTGTLCAMSDIIPGSAVATTESPTSKTEQISTVTEATTTRTEPTTTITEPTTTLTESTTTKEPTKPTRRHCRWKKHPHTK; this comes from the exons GTGCGACTGAATTTCCCTGCAAATTTCCTTCTCCATGGCGCAATAAATTATTTAAGTTATACACGAGCGGATTCAATCCAGACTTCATTTTTAGTGCTGATGGTCTAACAAATAATATTACTTTCCATGGTTCTTTAGTAGTACAACAGCAATGCTATCAAATAACAGAACGCTTTATAATTGCCAG GAATTATGTTACTCACAATTATCAATGTTACGTGATCTTTTATGATATTGAAAATCCTCTGAAGTTTACTTTTGAAACCAAAG CTTTAGTTCAATACCCAAACCAGTCAGGAGAATTTGAAGATATATGTACCGTTTGTGGAGGAGATGGTGGTATAAGCGAAGCTGTAG CTTCAGGAGCAGTGCAAACAT CACCTTCCGTAACATCTGTTCCTTGTAATCTACCATCAACATGTACCTCTGGAACTGGTACACTTTGTGCTATGAGTGATATCATACCAGGCTCCGCAGTGGCAACGACTGAAAGTCCGACTTCCAAAACCGAACAAATATCAACCGTAACTGAGGCAACAACAACAAGAACTGaaccaacaacaacaataacTGAGCCAACAACAACACTAACTGAGTCAACAACAACCAAAGAACCAACGAAACCTACAAGAAGGCACTGTAGATGGAAAAAACATCCACATACCAAATGA